Proteins from a single region of Schistocerca gregaria isolate iqSchGreg1 chromosome 3, iqSchGreg1.2, whole genome shotgun sequence:
- the LOC126354306 gene encoding achaete-scute homolog 1a-like: MATASISVMTLGPQQKAVASLVQPASAAAAGASCVIVTTSPSAAAALGVAQQQQPQVLSPLLPKHALLVQQKRPIAAATSEVRAAAAAAAAQQADLLRCKRRINFASGNGTQPHPGGGYHAHHHHHQPASVARRNARERNRVKQVNNGFATLRQHIPASVAAALSSPGAGSGGGGGGGSGRQASKKLSKVETLRMAVEYIRSLQQLLAEHDGVQTGGPVAAPDTPASASPYYASDDAASAVGHFTPSQMLGSSLSPPCSEAASSSGSPTPSFASEGSSSYAASSTVYAANGTADAYDGYEPMSPEDEELLDAISWWQQSQ; encoded by the coding sequence ATGGCCACAGCGTCGATCAGCGTGATGACCCTGGGCCCGCAGCAGAAGGCCGTGGCGAGCCTCGTCCAGCCGGCCTCGGCGGCGGCCGCCGGTGCCAGTTGCGTCATCGTGACGACGTCTCCGTCAGCCGCGGCGGCGCTCGGCGtggcgcagcagcagcagccgcaggtgCTGTCGCCGCTGCTGCCCAAGCACGCGCTGCTCGTCCAGCAGAAGAGGCCCATCGCGGCCGCCACCTCCGAAGTCAGGGCTGCGGCCGCAGCGGCGGCGGCACAACAGGCGGATTTGCTGCGCTGCAAGAGGCGCATCAACTTCGCCTCCGGGAACGGCACCCAGCCGCACCCCGGGGGCGGATACcacgcccaccaccaccaccaccagccggCGTCCGTCGCGCGGAGGAACGCCCGCGAGCGCAACCGAGTCAAGCAAGTGAACAACGGCTTCGCGACGCTGAGGCAGCACATCCCGGCGTCGGTGGCGGCGGCGCTGTCTTCTCCCGGCGcgggcagtggcggcggcggcggcggtggcagcggaCGCCAGGCGAGtaagaagctcagcaaggtggagaCCCTGCGGATGGCCGTCGAGTACATCCGCAGCCTGCAGCAGCTGCTGGCGGAGCACGACGGAGTCCAGACCGGGGGCCCCGTGGCGGCTCCCGACACGCCCGCCTCCGCGAGTCCCTACTACGCCTCCGACGACGCCGCGTCCGCAGTCGGCCACTTCACGCCGTCGCAGATGCTGGGCTCGTCGCTGTCGCCGCCTTGCTCCGAGGCGGCCAGCTCGTCGGGGTCGCCGACTCCGTCCTTCGCGTCGGAGGGCTCGTCGTCGTACGCGGCGTCCTCGACGGTGTACGCGGCCAACGGCACCGCAGACGCTTACGACGGCTACGAGCCGATGAGCCCCGAAGACGAGGAGCTGCTGGACGCCATCTCGTGGTGGCAGCAGAGCCAGTGA